The following proteins come from a genomic window of Pyxidicoccus sp. MSG2:
- the prfA gene encoding peptide chain release factor 1 gives MIDKLEDVERRFERLTADLSNPDVLADSARLQKVSKERAGLEKLVDTFRTYRKVLADLNEVEAWLGSSDPDEKAYAREALPGLKEQREELESQLKLLLLPKDPNDEKNVILEIRAGAGGDEASLFAEEVMQMYLRYADRRGWKSDIIDMSAGNAGGIKDATVTLSGDAVFSSLKYESGVHRVQRVPATETQGRIHTSTITVAVMPEAEEVDVKLNEADIDRQAMRSTGAGGQSVNTTDSAVRLTHRPTGIVVKCQQEKSQLKNYNMALRMLRAKIYEMEQERLRAERDSTRRSQVGTGDRSEKIRTYNFPQDRLTDHRIGLTVHNLPGIMAGGIEDVITACRTYYQAEALKAQTGGSRPASPDA, from the coding sequence ATGATTGACAAACTCGAAGACGTCGAGCGCCGGTTCGAGCGCCTCACCGCCGACCTGTCGAACCCCGACGTGCTCGCCGACTCGGCGAGGCTCCAGAAGGTCTCCAAGGAGCGTGCGGGCCTGGAAAAGCTGGTGGACACCTTCCGCACCTACCGCAAGGTGCTGGCCGACCTGAACGAGGTCGAAGCCTGGCTCGGCAGCTCGGACCCGGACGAGAAGGCCTATGCCCGCGAGGCCCTGCCCGGCCTCAAGGAGCAGCGCGAGGAGCTGGAGTCCCAGCTCAAGCTCCTGCTGCTCCCCAAGGACCCCAACGACGAGAAGAACGTCATCCTCGAAATCCGCGCCGGCGCGGGTGGCGACGAGGCGTCCCTCTTCGCGGAGGAGGTCATGCAGATGTACCTCCGCTACGCGGACCGGCGGGGTTGGAAGTCGGACATCATCGACATGAGCGCGGGCAACGCCGGTGGCATCAAGGACGCCACGGTGACGCTGTCCGGGGACGCCGTGTTCAGCAGCCTGAAGTACGAGTCCGGCGTGCACCGCGTGCAGCGCGTGCCCGCCACCGAGACGCAGGGCCGCATCCACACCTCCACGATTACGGTGGCCGTCATGCCGGAAGCCGAGGAGGTGGACGTGAAGCTCAACGAGGCGGACATCGACCGGCAGGCGATGCGCTCCACCGGCGCCGGTGGCCAGAGCGTCAACACGACGGACTCCGCGGTGCGCCTCACCCACCGGCCCACGGGCATCGTGGTGAAGTGCCAGCAGGAGAAGAGCCAGCTCAAGAACTACAACATGGCGCTGCGCATGCTCCGCGCGAAAATCTACGAGATGGAGCAGGAGCGCCTGCGCGCCGAGCGCGACTCCACGCGCCGCTCGCAGGTGGGCACCGGCGACCGCAGCGAGAAGATTCGCACCTACAACTTCCCGCAGGACCGGCTGACGGACCACCGCATCGGGCTCACCGTGCACAACCTGCCGGGCATCATGGCGGGCGGGATTGAAGACGTCATCACCGCCTGCCGGACCTACTACCAGGCCGAGGCGCTCAAGGCGCAGACCGGCGGCTCGCGGCCCGCCTCTCCCGACGCATGA
- a CDS encoding hemolysin family protein, translating into MGMEWVFLGLAILLVFANGFFVATEFAIVKIRVTRLQALVDEGQPGAATAMKMVSHLDAYLSATQFGITLASLGLGWLGEPAFAALLEPVLVRLVPEGSAATLAHTAAVVIAFSIITFLHIVIGELAPKSLAIQRAESTTLAVALPMRVFYFVFYPAIVLLNGLAAWVLRLFGLHSVGEESHDAHSEDELRVILHSSAQAGAITSARAELLERALEMAQKTARQVMVPRNQVKFLDVEEPLDKCIADARAAGHTWLPVCRGNLDEVEGLVNAKDLFFLLSRGELRSLAQVQRPVLFIPENATLEQLLAEFRRRRRQTALVVDEHGGTSGLVTIADVVAEVVGDVAELGRRVEEVRSLPGGRFELPGTTQLDDLEERLDVNFDLDEDEEGEVTTIAGYLMARLGRVPEKGDTLKLDMWRVLVEEVDGPRVVRVTVEPQSRAAPGPRTAADAASAPASESAAAPPGETPPSSSNESA; encoded by the coding sequence ATGGGAATGGAATGGGTGTTCCTCGGACTGGCGATCCTCCTGGTCTTCGCCAACGGCTTCTTCGTGGCGACCGAGTTCGCCATCGTGAAGATTCGCGTCACGCGCCTGCAGGCGCTGGTGGACGAGGGCCAGCCGGGCGCCGCCACCGCGATGAAGATGGTGAGCCACCTGGACGCGTACCTGTCCGCGACCCAGTTCGGCATCACCCTGGCGTCGCTGGGGCTGGGCTGGCTGGGTGAGCCGGCCTTCGCCGCGCTGCTGGAGCCGGTGCTGGTGAGGCTGGTGCCGGAGGGCTCCGCCGCGACGTTGGCCCACACGGCGGCGGTGGTCATCGCCTTCAGCATCATCACCTTCCTGCACATCGTCATCGGAGAGCTGGCGCCCAAGAGCCTGGCGATCCAGCGCGCCGAGTCCACCACGCTCGCCGTCGCGCTGCCGATGCGGGTGTTCTACTTCGTCTTCTACCCGGCCATCGTCCTGCTCAACGGGCTGGCGGCGTGGGTGCTGCGCCTGTTCGGCCTGCACTCGGTGGGCGAGGAGTCACACGACGCCCACAGCGAGGACGAGCTGCGCGTCATCCTCCACAGCTCGGCGCAGGCGGGGGCGATTACCTCTGCGCGCGCGGAGCTGCTCGAGCGGGCGCTGGAGATGGCGCAGAAGACGGCGCGGCAGGTGATGGTGCCGCGCAACCAGGTGAAGTTCCTCGACGTGGAGGAGCCGCTGGACAAGTGCATCGCCGACGCTCGCGCGGCGGGCCACACGTGGCTGCCGGTGTGCCGGGGCAACCTCGACGAGGTGGAGGGCCTGGTCAACGCGAAGGACCTCTTCTTCCTGCTGTCGCGCGGGGAGCTGCGCAGCCTGGCGCAGGTGCAGCGGCCGGTGCTCTTCATCCCGGAGAACGCCACGCTGGAGCAGCTGCTGGCCGAGTTCCGCCGCCGCCGCCGCCAGACGGCGCTGGTGGTGGACGAGCACGGCGGCACGTCCGGCCTGGTGACGATTGCCGACGTGGTGGCCGAGGTGGTGGGCGACGTGGCGGAGTTGGGCCGCCGCGTGGAGGAGGTGCGCTCGCTGCCGGGCGGCCGCTTCGAGCTGCCGGGCACCACGCAGCTGGATGATCTGGAGGAGCGGCTGGACGTCAACTTCGACCTCGACGAGGACGAAGAGGGCGAAGTCACCACCATCGCCGGCTACCTCATGGCGCGGCTGGGGCGTGTCCCGGAGAAGGGGGACACCCTGAAGCTCGACATGTGGCGGGTGCTGGTGGAGGAGGTCGACGGGCCGCGCGTGGTGCGGGTGACGGTGGAGCCCCAGTCCCGCGCCGCCCCGGGCCCGCGCACGGCCGCGGATGCCGCGTCCGCGCCGGCCTCGGAGTCCGCGGCGGCGCCTCCGGGGGAGACGCCGCCGTCGTCCTCGAACGAGTCGGCGTAG
- a CDS encoding tetratricopeptide repeat protein: MAREKDNIALSDEHNTRGIELADRGWLDEAIKEFKKAIDLDPSSAHAHDNLATVYAEKKLFREALTEYLTALKLEPESATAHYNLACFLSTHAGEMAVEEYKEAIELDPEYPDAHLNLGLTYADQGRVEEAMRELQTAIELDPQDAFPRHELAALMMDEGDYRSAITQLKEVVRLEPDNFEAQLDLGICYAQKGFYAEAERAYERARALNPEDLLLNYNLAALFALWGRPKDAVQYLQKSLAADRPKVMGWLSTDPMFDALKGDPDFEALF, encoded by the coding sequence ATGGCCCGGGAAAAGGACAACATCGCGCTCTCCGACGAGCACAACACTCGCGGAATCGAGCTGGCGGACCGGGGTTGGCTCGATGAGGCCATCAAGGAGTTCAAGAAGGCCATCGATCTGGACCCCAGCTCGGCCCACGCGCACGACAACCTGGCGACCGTCTACGCGGAGAAGAAGCTCTTCCGCGAGGCGCTCACCGAGTACCTCACCGCCCTGAAGCTGGAGCCGGAGAGCGCCACGGCGCACTACAACCTGGCCTGCTTCCTCTCCACCCACGCCGGGGAGATGGCGGTGGAGGAGTACAAGGAAGCCATCGAGCTGGACCCGGAGTATCCGGACGCGCACCTCAACCTCGGCCTCACCTATGCGGACCAGGGGCGGGTGGAAGAGGCCATGCGCGAGCTGCAGACGGCCATCGAGCTGGACCCGCAGGACGCCTTCCCCCGTCACGAGCTGGCCGCGCTGATGATGGACGAGGGCGACTACCGCTCCGCGATTACGCAGCTGAAGGAAGTGGTGCGGCTGGAGCCGGACAACTTCGAGGCCCAGTTGGATCTGGGCATCTGCTACGCGCAGAAGGGCTTCTACGCGGAAGCGGAGCGCGCCTACGAGCGGGCCCGGGCGCTGAACCCCGAGGACCTGCTGCTCAACTACAACCTGGCCGCGCTGTTCGCGCTCTGGGGACGGCCGAAGGACGCCGTGCAGTACCTCCAGAAGTCGCTGGCGGCGGACCGCCCCAAGGTCATGGGGTGGCTGTCCACGGACCCCATGTTCGACGCCCTCAAGGGCGACCCCGACTTCGAAGCCCTGTTCTGA
- the prmC gene encoding peptide chain release factor N(5)-glutamine methyltransferase codes for MSSETWTIRRVLTWTTQHFEKRQVDSPRLTAEVLLSHVLKVGRVRLYVDLDRPLSKEELGTFRALIERRLGGEPTQYLTGVREFYNRTFKVDARVLIPRPETELLVEAALRMLPKDAPSRALDVCTGSGCIAISLAAERPQATVVATDLSPDACALAKENAEALKVADRVTVLQGDLFSPVPPDARFRVVVSNPPYIDTAEIATLSAEVRREPKLALDGGPDGLVAIRRVVTGARRFLEPGGLLAMEIGETQGPAVLELLRAAGYADARVEKDLERRERMAFGTQPVADGPQG; via the coding sequence ATGAGCAGCGAGACCTGGACCATCCGCAGGGTCCTCACCTGGACGACGCAGCACTTCGAGAAGCGGCAGGTGGACAGCCCCCGGCTCACCGCCGAGGTGCTGCTGTCGCACGTGCTCAAGGTGGGCCGCGTCCGGCTCTACGTGGACCTGGACCGGCCCCTCTCCAAGGAGGAGCTGGGCACCTTCCGCGCGCTGATTGAGCGGCGCCTGGGCGGCGAGCCCACGCAGTACCTCACCGGCGTGCGCGAGTTCTACAACCGCACCTTCAAGGTGGACGCGCGGGTGCTGATTCCCAGGCCGGAGACGGAGCTCCTCGTCGAAGCGGCGCTGCGCATGCTGCCGAAGGACGCGCCGTCGCGGGCGCTGGACGTGTGCACGGGCTCGGGCTGCATCGCCATCAGCCTCGCGGCCGAGCGCCCGCAGGCCACGGTGGTGGCCACGGATTTGTCCCCGGACGCGTGCGCGCTGGCGAAGGAGAACGCGGAGGCCCTCAAGGTGGCCGACAGGGTGACGGTGCTGCAGGGGGACCTGTTCTCCCCGGTGCCGCCGGACGCGCGCTTCCGGGTGGTGGTCTCCAACCCGCCCTACATCGACACCGCGGAAATCGCGACGCTGTCCGCCGAGGTGCGCCGCGAGCCGAAGCTGGCGCTGGACGGCGGGCCGGACGGGCTCGTCGCCATCCGCCGGGTGGTGACGGGTGCGCGGCGCTTCCTGGAGCCTGGCGGGCTCCTTGCAATGGAGATTGGCGAGACTCAGGGCCCCGCCGTCCTGGAGCTCCTGCGGGCCGCGGGGTACGCGGATGCGCGCGTGGAGAAGGACCTGGAGCGGCGGGAGCGCATGGCTTTTGGGACACAGCCCGTGGCTGACGGGCCACAGGGCTGA
- a CDS encoding CapA family protein, producing MRHAALLLLVFAACHPRPAPPAELPPSPGPGQTAPPEPDAGVVSLPAPPDTLAGAADAGPPVQPITLVVGGDVTLGHNLQTYFDDQVAKGRSREEMLAYGFKEVKPLGDAADLFAVNLECPFTEGGEKLPKNFNFRARPELVGALLAGGVDVVSLANNHMMDYGPQGLVDTLVTLETARIPYFGAGRTLAEARRPAILTVGGLRVAFLGYFFLGERNIEPPEVYATETTPGVAGHFSDVDVMERMLREDILAAKQQADIVLPFFHWGREGTYSPEPYQVRLAHAAIEAGASGVLGSHPHVLQSMELFQGAPVVYSLGNFVFGGNWNPRDKRSALWKARFGPGGYLSSEVLPLRSDRFPELPFQPVPVTGAEAEDVLRLLASSSGTVERMLPELEPWARPPPSPEPRGRE from the coding sequence ATGCGCCACGCCGCCCTCCTGCTGCTCGTGTTCGCCGCCTGTCATCCGCGCCCCGCTCCCCCAGCGGAGCTCCCTCCGTCGCCGGGACCGGGCCAGACGGCCCCTCCAGAGCCGGACGCGGGCGTCGTCTCGCTCCCCGCCCCGCCGGACACGCTGGCCGGGGCAGCGGACGCCGGCCCGCCTGTCCAGCCCATTACTCTTGTGGTCGGTGGCGACGTGACACTGGGTCACAACCTCCAGACGTACTTCGACGACCAGGTGGCCAAGGGGCGCTCGCGCGAGGAGATGCTCGCGTACGGCTTCAAGGAGGTGAAGCCCCTGGGCGACGCGGCGGACCTCTTCGCCGTCAACCTGGAGTGCCCCTTCACCGAGGGCGGAGAGAAGCTGCCCAAGAACTTCAACTTCCGCGCGCGGCCGGAATTGGTGGGCGCGCTCCTGGCCGGCGGCGTGGACGTGGTCAGCCTCGCCAACAACCACATGATGGACTACGGCCCCCAGGGGCTGGTGGACACGCTGGTGACGCTGGAGACGGCGCGCATCCCCTACTTCGGCGCGGGGAGGACTCTCGCCGAGGCGCGCCGGCCCGCCATCCTCACCGTGGGCGGCCTGCGCGTGGCCTTCCTCGGCTACTTCTTCCTCGGCGAGCGCAACATCGAGCCGCCCGAGGTCTACGCCACCGAGACGACGCCGGGCGTGGCCGGGCACTTCTCCGACGTGGACGTCATGGAGCGGATGCTCCGCGAGGACATCCTCGCCGCGAAGCAGCAGGCGGACATCGTCCTGCCCTTCTTCCACTGGGGCCGCGAGGGCACCTACTCGCCGGAGCCGTACCAGGTGCGCCTGGCCCACGCGGCCATTGAAGCCGGCGCCAGCGGCGTGCTCGGCAGCCACCCGCACGTGCTCCAGTCCATGGAGCTGTTCCAGGGCGCGCCCGTCGTCTACTCGCTGGGCAACTTCGTCTTTGGTGGAAACTGGAACCCGCGCGACAAGCGCAGCGCGCTGTGGAAGGCCCGCTTCGGGCCCGGCGGTTACCTCTCCAGCGAGGTGCTGCCCCTGCGCTCCGACCGCTTCCCGGAGCTGCCCTTCCAGCCGGTGCCCGTCACGGGTGCCGAGGCGGAGGACGTCCTGCGACTGCTGGCCAGCTCCTCGGGCACCGTGGAGCGGATGCTGCCCGAACTGGAGCCGTGGGCCCGCCCGCCTCCCTCCCCCGAACCCCGAGGGAGGGAGTAG